The candidate division KSB1 bacterium nucleotide sequence GCTTATAATGGTGAGATTACAGCATCAGTAGATGTAAATGGTAAAATTGTCGTTACTAACAATACTTCAGGTACTAGTAATTTTGTTTTAACCTTAACGGAAAACAATGAGGGTGCTGGAGCACTGGACTTTGGAACATTTTCTACAACTGTTACCGGGGGTGTAGGAGAATCGGGAGAACTTGAAGCCGGTCGCGATAATTCACTCATAATTGATGGCATAAAAGTAACTCGGAATACAAACAGCATTTCCGATATTCTGAGTGGCACTACGCTTGATTTAAAAAAAGCCGATACCACAAAAACCATCATCATTTCAGTTACAAGAGATTATGATGCAATAATAGACAATGTGGAAAAGTTTGTAACCGAGTACAATAAATTAGTCGATTTTATCAGTGAACAATTCACCTACGATGAAGAAACTGAAGAAGCCGGTGTGCTGTTTGGCGATGTCGGATTAACTTCCGTACAAAATGGAATTAGAGCTATCATAAGCGATCGTAACACTGCTTTGCCGTCGGCCTTGAGATCCTTGTCCCAAGTTGGAATAGATACGGATCGAAATGGGAAATTATCTTTAGATTCAAATAAATTTCTTGAAGAAATCAAGGATGATTTTGATGGCGTCATGAAAATATTTTCCGCATTCGGTTCAACGACAGACGGAGATGTTACATTTGTTTCTCATACAAAAAGCACTAATGCCGGGACCTATGCAGTAAATATTACGCAAGCAGCTACACAGGGCGCTTTAACCGGAACTACAGATCTGACTGCTGGGATAGCCGGTGCCGAGGTGCTTACGATAACCGATAAGGCGACAAGCCAAATTGCTTCCGTATCCATTGCAAGTGGCGCTGATATCGATGCAATTGTCAGTCAAATCAATGCTGAATTGGCCAAAGAACATAAGCAAATAAAAACTTCTACGGGAACTATATTAGAAAGTGCCGCTGCGGCTACTTCACTTACAGTGTGGACGAATACCGATCATAGTGTTACCGTTGGAGATACCATCAGCATTTCAGGAAAGACCCACAGAGGTCAATCCGTATCCGGCACGTATACAATCGCTTCCGGGGATACGGTACAAAAACTTCTGAACAAGATTCAGGATATTTATCAGAACACTGTCAACGCATCGATAGATAGTAATGGTGCAATTGTCGTAACAAATAACGAAACAGGTTCCAGTAACCTGGACATCACATTAACGGCAAATAATGAAGGCGCAGGAAGTTTAGACTTTAGTACCATGAGTTTAACGCAGACAGGGCGGTATTCTATAAATATGACTGCAAGTAATAGCAGCGGAAACCTAAAGCTGACTCATAATGATCACGGACTTAGTAACGGATTTACCATTAGTCAGAGTGTAAATAATTTGGGAATGGCAGACGCAGAATATCTTGGCCAGGATGTGGCCGGGACGATAAATGGAGAATCCGCTACCGGCAAAGGACAATTTTTAACCGGGGATGCTGATGAATCAAACATAGACAGTCTTGTGCTCAAAGTTTCGATTACAACGAGCCAATTGACAACACAAGGCGCTTCGCAAGGTAATATTACTTTAACATTGGGTGTCGCTGAACAATTGTTTAATCACATTGAAAACATTACCGATTCATTCACAGGCTTTGTCTCCACAAAGCAAGATTCTTTAAAGGATACCGTTGACAATATACAAAAACAGATTGATGCCATGGAAATAAGGGTTGGTCAAAAAATTTCCACTTTGGAATTACGTTTCATAAACCTGGAAATAGTGATAGCACAAATGAATAGCCTTTCTAGTTTTTTAACAGCCCAACTTGCGTT carries:
- the fliD gene encoding flagellar filament capping protein FliD; this translates as STADVLQSLGFHVSSSVSIKHLISNGAQSDTFSDNSSAIGGIYDLSSPPSGTVTINDKTVAIDLSTDSLSDIRDNINTAAPTGVTASIVTTTENGSTVYKLKIAGTTTFIDVNNVLQTIGVLEGDRTTAQQLTGSVANTEISSSNNIIASTTFDDITGASVVNGDTITISGTDHSGDSVSSTFTITNKSTQTVQDLLTAIQDAYNGEITASVDVNGKIVVTNNTSGTSNFVLTLTENNEGAGALDFGTFSTTVTGGVGESGELEAGRDNSLIIDGIKVTRNTNSISDILSGTTLDLKKADTTKTIIISVTRDYDAIIDNVEKFVTEYNKLVDFISEQFTYDEETEEAGVLFGDVGLTSVQNGIRAIISDRNTALPSALRSLSQVGIDTDRNGKLSLDSNKFLEEIKDDFDGVMKIFSAFGSTTDGDVTFVSHTKSTNAGTYAVNITQAATQGALTGTTDLTAGIAGAEVLTITDKATSQIASVSIASGADIDAIVSQINAELAKEHKQIKTSTGTILESAAAATSLTVWTNTDHSVTVGDTISISGKTHRGQSVSGTYTIASGDTVQKLLNKIQDIYQNTVNASIDSNGAIVVTNNETGSSNLDITLTANNEGAGSLDFSTMSLTQTGRYSINMTASNSSGNLKLTHNDHGLSNGFTISQSVNNLGMADAEYLGQDVAGTINGESATGKGQFLTGDADESNIDSLVLKVSITTSQLTTQGASQGNITLTLGVAEQLFNHIENITDSFTGFVSTKQDSLKDTVDNIQKQIDAMEIRVGQKISTLELRFINLEIVIAQMNSLSSFLTAQLALL